The window GGACATTATTTAAGAGGGACACCTGGGATCCTGCAGCAGGTATATTCAAGTACCCACAAACACCAATGACTCTCCAGATTTCTCTCTGGCCAGCCGGTACTTCGGATGCCCCCACAGGTACTATTCAGTGGGCGGGAGGGTTAATCGACTGGGATCATTCTCCCGATATCATAAAAGAAGGCCAACTATATGCTACCGTAAAACGGGTTACCGTAACGCCATACGACAACAAATTTTGTCCAGAAATTATAGGAAATGTAACTAACATGATAGTACGCAATAAACCTATTGACTCGTTTAGAATCTCATACGGATATGAACCTAAAAATGGTATTTACAATGAAGAAAGCTTACGGTGGTATCACGATGCTCCGTTCTATTTGAGCTCATGGAGATCAACTGGCTTAAACACCGGTAAATATCCAGAAATCGCAGAAACAtatcaagaagaataatCTGACCAACAATTCTAACCTAAGAGGAACTAATACCAGTTAATTATTGGCATCGACTCTTAATCGGTCTAAACAAATCcaataattttattatccttttttttttaaatacaATGACAGATTGATAGTGCTTTTCCCGTCTCAACGTGTCTCTAGTAATCAAACGGCTCTATACACACTACCAATTACTTCTAATACACAGAGGTAACTCCATTTTACGATAAacaatataaataaaaagtaaaacCTTATATCTCACTTAGCATGAGCTCGACCCACTACGAATTCATTTATATTCTATTGATATTCGTTTATATGCAATCCCCCGTCACCGTCCAACGAGCGTCACTGTCGTCCATCTTGTCCGGGTAATGAAACTATGGCAGGAGATTGGAAAAAGGACAGGTTGGGAAGAAATGGAAGATTTAGGCGGAATTCGAGTTTACGCCACCACCAATTGTTTAGCAATAAAGAAGGTTGGTACTAGGTTGCTTAAGAGAGGGTCGAGGTATCTTTAAAGGGTACTGTTACACGTTTTTGGACAGGTTAATAGGTTTTTCAGCATGAAGATGTTAACAAAGTTCGAATCTAAGTCGACGAGGGCGAAAGCTATTGCGTTTCATCCTTCTAGACCATGGGTGTTAGTGGCATTATTTTCGTCAACAATTCAGCTTTGGGATTATAGAATGGGTGTGCTATTGCACAGGTTTGAAGATCATGAAGGTCCTGTGCGTGGAGTTGATTTTCATCCCACACAGCCACTGTTTGTTTCCGGTGGGGACGATTATACTGTTAAGGTGTGGTCTTTAGATTCACGAAAGTGTTTATTTACATTGCATGGTCATTTAGATTATGTGAGGACCGTATTCTTTCATAATGAGTTGCCCTGGATAATTTCAGCATCAGATGATCAGACTATTCGGATCTGGAATTGGCAAAATCGGAAGGAAATAGCTTGTTTGACTGGTCATAACCATTTTGTAATGTGCGCACAATTCCATCCAAATGAAGATTTGGTTATATCAGCTTCTCTTGACGAGACAGTGAGGGTTTGGGATATTTCCGGTTTAAGAAAACGGCATTCTGCTCCTGGATCTCAGAACTTTGATGAAGTTATTTCACAACAAAATCTTTTTGATGGTGGTTTCGGTGATTGTGTTGTGAAGTTTATCTTAGAGGGACACACGAGGGGTGTTAATTGGGCTTCTTTCCATCCTACACTGCCCTTGATTGTCTCTGGATCTGATGATCGTCAGGTCAAATTATGGAGAATGAGCGCTACAAAGGCGTGGGAGGTTGATACGTGTAGAGGACATTCGAACAATGTAGACAGCGTCATATTTCATCCTTACCAAAATCTAATTATTTCTGTTGGAGAGGACTCTACGATCAGAGTTTGGGACCTGGACCGGAGGACACCTGTAAAGCAATTTAAAAGGGAGCAAGACAGATTCTGGTTAGTAAGAGCTCATCCAAACATCAATTTGTTTGGTGCTGCTCATGATTCGGGTATCATGATCTTTAAGTTAGACCGTGAAAGACCACCAACTGCAATCAATCAGAACCAGCTCTATTTTGTAAACAAGGAAAAACAGGTACAAATGTTTGATTTCGACAAAAAGGTGTCTTCCCTACCATATTTGTCGTTGAAGAATATTGGGAGATCGTATAATACCTTCAAATCTATCTCTTACAATCCATCTCAGCACTCCATCCTAGTGAATTCTACTTCGAAAGATGGCAACAAGTTTGCTTTATGTGTGTTACCAAAACAATCAACTGGCGCAGTTGAAGCTTCTAACGTAATTGAAGACAACGGTAGCTTTGCAACTTTCGTGGCACGTAACAGGTATATTGTTTATAATCAGTCAACCGAGTCCATTGATGTTCGTGGATTGGACAACAGGGTCACAAAATCTATCAAAATAGAGGGTACTGTGAAGGATATTGTATATGGTGGCCCAGGCGCAGTTCTCATATTCCAACCCAAATCTGTTGTCCTGTTTGACGTTCAGCAAGGTAAAAAAGTTGCAGAGGTTATGCTAAAGAATGTGAAGTATGCAGTTTGGTCCCCCGATGGACAATATGTTGCTCTAATGAGCAAGCATACTTTGACCATTGCCACAAGAAAGTTAGAAAtaacaacttcaaaccATGAAACAATCAGAATCAAATCTGCTGCATGGGATGAGAATGGTGTTCTGATTCTATCCACCTTAAACCATATTAAGTATTGCTTATTAAATGGTGATAGTGGAATCATAAAGACTTTGGAAAAGACCTTATATGTCACTAAAGCCCATGGAAAGTTAATATATGCTTTGAATCGCGATGGGGACGTTGAAATATTAACAATTGACCCCACAGAATATAGATTCAAAAAGGCTTTGGTAAACAAAAACTTCCCAGAAGTCTTGCGGATTATTAAGAACTCTAACCTAGTTGGTctaaatattatttcttACTTGCAAAAATCTGGCTATCCAGAAATCGCGCTGCAGTTTGTTGAAGACCCCAAAACTAGATTTGATTTGGCTTTGGAATATGGCAACTTGTCGGTCGCTTTGGAAGAAGCAAATAAGCTAGACAATGATGCTGTTTGGGAACGTTTGGGTAAGGAAGCTTTGAGCCAAGGgaatttaaatattgttgaGTTAGTCTATCAAAACTTGAAGCAACTTGACAAGTTGTCTTTCTTGTACTTATTGAAGGGTGATTCTGGCAAGCTTTCTaaaatggaaaatattGCTGAACAACGTGGGGATATATCCGCCTTATTTTTAAACACAATTTATGGCAATTCTATTGATAACAGAATCAGTCTTTTTGCTAAAGCTGGTTCCACCCCTCTAGCCTAcgctgttgctgttgctaACGGGCAACaagaagctgctgctgaCATCTTGAAACAGGCCGAAGTTAATGAAAAGGATGTTGTTTTGCCTGATTCCATGTCGGAGGCCAAATACGTAAAGCAATCTGTTCTTCAGGAACCATTCGAAAACTGGCCGTTAACGGATGCTGATctttcatattttgaaaaagctgTTTTGGGTCAAATTGAGGAATTGGAACTTGAAGATACCAGTTTAGAAACCGAAGCGAAAGCTTTAGATGTCGATGCAAATGCAGAAATTGATTTGTTAGAAGACTTAGACGCTGTTGGTGAAGAAGATGCATGGGATATGGGTGATAATGACCTGAATATTGGCGATGATTCTATCCAAGAGGAGACTGCTATAGATGAAGAGGTTGTTACAGGCGATGACAACATCTGGGTTAAGAATTCCAAGATACCAGCTGtatttgttgctgctggtgcaTATGAGGCTGCAGCTCAAGCATTAAATAAACAAACTGGTGTTGTGAATTTTGAACCCCTAAGATCTCGTTTCAACGATATCTACGAAGGCGCCAGAACTTATATGTGTGGTACTCCCAGTGAACTACCTCCAATTACTGGGTACATCCGTAGCAATGTAAATGCTGACGATTCCAACAGTCTACCGTATGTTTCTGGAGTTAATTGTGTTACGAACAAAATGAATGAAGGCTTCCGACTCTTTAAGGCTAATAATTTGGAAGCTGCTGTGGAAACCTTCCGTGATGTCATCTACACAGTAATACTCTTAGCTGTGGATAACGAGAAAGATGAAGAGCTTGCCCGTAATGCTCTTTCAACTGCTAGCAATTACATCTTGGGTTTGTCTATCGAGTTGGAACGTCGCTCTCTGACCACAGACAATGTCAAGCGCAACCTAGAATTAGCGTCCTATTTCACCAGGGTAAAATTGTTCCCTCAACACAGAAGCAACGCTTTACAAGTTGCAATGTCGCAGTCTTTCAAGCACAAAAACTTTGTTCAGGCATCCTATTTTGCTGGTGACTTCTTGGAGATTGTGACCTCTGGCCCCAGGGCAGAACAGGCTAGAAAAATCAAAGACAAAGCTGATTCCATCGCCAATGATGCCGTAGAACTCGATTTCGACCCCTACGCTGAATTTGACCTTTGTGCAGCGACGCATACACCTATCTACAAAGGGTCTCCTAGTGTCGTTGATCCATTAACAGGAGCCAAATATCACATTTCTGAAAATGGCAAGATTGATCGGATTGCCTTGATATCTAAAATTGGCGTACCTGCTTCAGGGCTAAGAATTCATGTATAATCAAGCCAAATAACGTATCGTATATCTGACTCAAAACCCCGTACTAATATTAGACCTTAAATGTATAAAACTATATCTTTGTTCCGTGAACCCTCAGGCATCGCATTAGTGGCTGGTCACTAGTTTCGTTTATATTACCCGGCATTATAATGTCAAACTTATAAATATCGAAATAAGCGTAAACAACGCGACCTTTGAAATGTCACCTATCTGTTTGATTTGAGGAACACTAAGTTTGCTGGGAAATGACGGGAGAGGTTATATCTATTCAGGTTGGGCAATGTGGTAATCAAGTTGGTAAGCAGTTTTGGGGACAATTGGCTAAAGAGCATGGGATCGGTGTTGATGGCCAAAGTTTACATCCGGAAGAGCCTAATGTTataaaagaagatgatactaatatatttttccGACAGAATGATCATAATAGGTATACCCCTAGagcattattatttgatttagaACCGAGTGCTATTGCAGATGTCCAAAACTGTTTCCCTGGCTTTTTTAATGAGAGAAATATCTGGATATCTAAGGATGAATTAGGAGCTGGTAATACCTGGCCTATCGGTTATGATTATGGTCAGGAAAATCAGGATgagtttttaaatatgttggataaagaaattgatgCAACAGGAAATTTTGAGGGGTTTCAATTAATACATTCTGTGGCTGGGGGCACTGGCTCTGGGTTGGGTTCCAATTTACTAGAAGCTTTGTCTGATAGATACCATAAAAAGATTGTCACGACATATTCTGTATTCCCTGGTAGTGAATCTGAGGTTGTTGTTCAACCATATAATACTGTCTTAACGTTGAGAAGATTGATAGACAATGCAGATGCATCCATTGTATTTGACAATGAGGCATTACTAAACTTGACAGCCAGGGTATTCCGAGACCCAAACACAAGCTATCAACAGACTAATCAGTTGATAGCTAGTGTCATGTCTTCGATCACGAACAGTTTAAGATTTCCAAGTTATATGTACAATTCGTTACCTAGTATATTTTCTACATTGGTACCTACACCGGAGCTTCACTTTTTGGTCCCGAGCTTTACTCCTTTCACTACTGATTTTATTCCAGAGGCGAAGGATTTTAAACGGTTGACTGCGTATGATGTAATACTAGACTTGTTTGACAGGAATAATTCTATGGTTTCTCGAGACACTGACACACCCATGTATTTAACCATATATGATGTACTACAGGGTTCCGTCGAGCAAAGCGATGTGACAAGGGCCATACTAAAGACACAACAGCGAACCAAATTCGTTCCATGGTCACCAACGTCGATCCATGTTAATTTAGGGAAAAAGTCGTCTTATAATTTATCCGCCAACTCAGACTACGTCAGTGGTATGATGCTTGCGAATACATCATCGATTATATCTGTATTGCAGAAGACTGTTTCCAGCTTCGATgtaatatttaaaagagGTGCTTTCCTCcataaatttcaaaatggCAAGATATTTCAACACGGATGGGACGAATTTCTAGAATCTAGAGAAGTTATCCAAAGTGTAATAGATGAGTATGCTGCGGCTGAGCAAGAAAACTACCTAGATGACATACTCACGGAAGAAGGTAATGCTGTTGGAGGGGATGCAGAAATGCTTGATATAGAAGGCAATGGAGATATCATATGATGAAGCAGAACGAGTAGAAGCACTTGTTTAGCGAGCAAACTCTATCGCTATAAAATAGTACAATCATATTAAATATCTAAATATGTAATTAAGATTGGTTCAAACATTAGTGATCAGTCAACGTCTGTATTTGAACGGGGTGCTTCATTGATGATTGTGTATTATTATGCCTTTCTAGAAGGCGGCGGTGGTGGGGGAGATGAGAATGGACTCCTGACTACCGATTTCATGGTACGCACTGGCTCAAGAAACTTACCAAAATGCCGGCCATTTTTGACAGCACATGAAGCCAAAGTACTGTTTAAGGCGTCTTCAGA is drawn from Eremothecium cymbalariae DBVPG#7215 chromosome 8, complete sequence and contains these coding sequences:
- the COP1 gene encoding coatomer subunit alpha (similar to Ashbya gossypii ADR077C): MKMLTKFESKSTRAKAIAFHPSRPWVLVALFSSTIQLWDYRMGVLLHRFEDHEGPVRGVDFHPTQPLFVSGGDDYTVKVWSLDSRKCLFTLHGHLDYVRTVFFHNELPWIISASDDQTIRIWNWQNRKEIACLTGHNHFVMCAQFHPNEDLVISASLDETVRVWDISGLRKRHSAPGSQNFDEVISQQNLFDGGFGDCVVKFILEGHTRGVNWASFHPTLPLIVSGSDDRQVKLWRMSATKAWEVDTCRGHSNNVDSVIFHPYQNLIISVGEDSTIRVWDLDRRTPVKQFKREQDRFWLVRAHPNINLFGAAHDSGIMIFKLDRERPPTAINQNQLYFVNKEKQVQMFDFDKKVSSLPYLSLKNIGRSYNTFKSISYNPSQHSILVNSTSKDGNKFALCVLPKQSTGAVEASNVIEDNGSFATFVARNRYIVYNQSTESIDVRGLDNRVTKSIKIEGTVKDIVYGGPGAVLIFQPKSVVLFDVQQGKKVAEVMLKNVKYAVWSPDGQYVALMSKHTLTIATRKLEITTSNHETIRIKSAAWDENGVLILSTLNHIKYCLLNGDSGIIKTLEKTLYVTKAHGKLIYALNRDGDVEILTIDPTEYRFKKALVNKNFPEVLRIIKNSNLVGLNIISYLQKSGYPEIALQFVEDPKTRFDLALEYGNLSVALEEANKLDNDAVWERLGKEALSQGNLNIVELVYQNLKQLDKLSFLYLLKGDSGKLSKMENIAEQRGDISALFLNTIYGNSIDNRISLFAKAGSTPLAYAVAVANGQQEAAADILKQAEVNEKDVVLPDSMSEAKYVKQSVLQEPFENWPLTDADLSYFEKAVLGQIEELELEDTSLETEAKALDVDANAEIDLLEDLDAVGEEDAWDMGDNDLNIGDDSIQEETAIDEEVVTGDDNIWVKNSKIPAVFVAAGAYEAAAQALNKQTGVVNFEPLRSRFNDIYEGARTYMCGTPSELPPITGYIRSNVNADDSNSLPYVSGVNCVTNKMNEGFRLFKANNLEAAVETFRDVIYTVILLAVDNEKDEELARNALSTASNYILGLSIELERRSLTTDNVKRNLELASYFTRVKLFPQHRSNALQVAMSQSFKHKNFVQASYFAGDFLEIVTSGPRAEQARKIKDKADSIANDAVELDFDPYAEFDLCAATHTPIYKGSPSVVDPLTGAKYHISENGKIDRIALISKIGVPASGLRIHV
- the TUB4 gene encoding gamma-tubulin (similar to Ashbya gossypii ADR076C), whose amino-acid sequence is MTGEVISIQVGQCGNQVGKQFWGQLAKEHGIGVDGQSLHPEEPNVIKEDDTNIFFRQNDHNRYTPRALLFDLEPSAIADVQNCFPGFFNERNIWISKDELGAGNTWPIGYDYGQENQDEFLNMLDKEIDATGNFEGFQLIHSVAGGTGSGLGSNLLEALSDRYHKKIVTTYSVFPGSESEVVVQPYNTVLTLRRLIDNADASIVFDNEALLNLTARVFRDPNTSYQQTNQLIASVMSSITNSLRFPSYMYNSLPSIFSTLVPTPELHFLVPSFTPFTTDFIPEAKDFKRLTAYDVILDLFDRNNSMVSRDTDTPMYLTIYDVLQGSVEQSDVTRAILKTQQRTKFVPWSPTSIHVNLGKKSSYNLSANSDYVSGMMLANTSSIISVLQKTVSSFDVIFKRGAFLHKFQNGKIFQHGWDEFLESREVIQSVIDEYAAAEQENYLDDILTEEGNAVGGDAEMLDIEGNGDII